In Brachyhypopomus gauderio isolate BG-103 chromosome 11, BGAUD_0.2, whole genome shotgun sequence, a single genomic region encodes these proteins:
- the cecr2 gene encoding chromatin remodeling regulator CECR2 isoform X2: MYKEEAVKRQAVSSETPETVKVPERKRRGRPPKRRLEETMLVEMEAMNAEEDVDEVVQLGKERERGAWSLVCDTEEQWARLAESIKDKSSPQDRHLYRIITQNFLPEISNMIEHREREQQKKQSNPPVWNSQRLSEKCISKDQEENLKAVYEVDLKQREEDLDRQVLLAEQRREEEQLLREEREREELERAKAAEERARRRKQREERAWLLSQGKELPAELLHLEPHSPVRRTRHTKELYEIDDDYAALYKVLEALKAHKDAWPFMEPVDESYAPNYLDIIQTPMDLSTIERKLNEGEYVAKDEFVADVKLMFENCLEYNGEDSEYTIMAESLERCFSRALLKHFPSEDGDTDEEFHVSAKDDRDRKEKKKSKIVRHAGPESLIRATEQVQKRKVPSKGGSSPKENGPKHAPPPQAFHGSLHTQNVQCRPGNDPRAAMYHSAQQLQRPPGLPTPGMYGQRMMMDHRYPYPGQRTLMPGGPGEHGPQPMPHYNMQGPPVNGPHLGPQYRIGPETRHLQPQHQQHSYIGPTHGPSLGPRPMALQSGGLCTPPSEGNMYPPRQHPDGQPMHPMGNNYPRPGVPMHNSYTPYGPPPAPYNAWPNTHHQGQQQSGGAMMQEQPMANQHPYGHGVMQPPHNPAYHPNANGPYRMSAVSSPGPMGHRSPMTPQDSRPHVGSMMDSPEMIALQQLSASSSRRSVEPYKPPPTAPESQLSRPGGDVAASQAADRAPKGSDLELAAKLPNEVASGPPHVGPSDHSEPPNGVQQSPSATEWGRSPPPPPSNTLAELSPGVLSTPKKDRSQLKGDDHGQVILSVPNSSPQPTCQNAPQSESQLQKSEDPSLLSSYNGSVEVPQKAPDEMPCHPSKQMPPTALPQFSQHSLSHLHQNIPHRVLQSPPQQVHQDIYSHNGPTHMPPNTPQQMPPNGPVRGSQAGPVHGMPQTVSQDAQPGAQQPATLTSLPPSHPVSQPLAQPSTADRGDQRPSEPTREPGGSNPDANIAPTNSNGHYKEQPFSPDSQTQPGRLEMAPPHGQTLPSHTRGLENSTMAQYSMGAPAPPHYGQYMGRPPPPSGPLPYPPPRAMSPHQNPSPYPPYHQQGGTYQYRVGPQHHQVHPSMQGPYQHQQQYYTQQQMNVRPGFPPGEWPRPQYPLRHPTMPNSYPPIAGVGINGRQRENTMSPLGSEGSGSSLMSPSPLPDGPQGSSAESRDNCSPAKLARIEDGSDRPESPKELLDLDSHNAANRRRTSAQSLHHFPYDPRAMHPSMQQGGAPPPHIMPGGPYTRPQHPSGHFAPQHPHPHLMEALQRPQHLSFPPSQNRMTMYAPGQAAGHFQGLMVPQRGMVPEHLFHPRQHIRGAAAPSGPGSKQGV; the protein is encoded by the exons ATGTACAAAGAAGAAGCGGTGAAAAGGCAGGCGGTCAG CAGTGAGACTCCTGAAACGGTGAAAGTGCCAGAGAGAAAGCGGAGAGGAAGACCACCAAAGAGGAGGCTTGAAGAGACCATGCTTGT TGAGATGGAGGCGATGAATGCGGAGGAAGATGTAGACGAGGTTGTGCAGTTGGGTAAAG AGCGTGAACGTGGGGCCTGGTCTCTGGTGTGTGACACTGAGGAGCAGTGGGCCAGGCTCGCTGAGAGCATTAAGGACAAAAGCTCTCCTCAAGACCGACACCTGTACCGCATCATCACCCAGAACTTCCTGCCTGAGATCAGCAACATGATCGAGCACAGG GAGCGAGAGCAGCAGAAGAAGCAGTCAAACCCTCCAGTATGGAACTCCCAGCGCCTGTCTGAGAAATGCATCAGTAAAGACCAGGAA GAGAACCTGAAGGCCGTTTATGAGGTGGATCTgaagcagagagaggaggacctGGACAGGCAGGTTCTCCTTGCTGAGCAGCGACGTGAAGAGGAGCAGCTGCTCCGGGAGGAGCGTGAGCGTGAGGAGCTGGAGAGGGCCAAAGCGGCCGAGG AGCGCGCACGGAGGAGGAAACAGCGAGAGGAGAGGGCCTGGCTGCTCTCGCAGGGCAAGGAGCTTCCGGCCGAGCTGCTCCACCTGGAGCCGCACTCCCCCGTCCGccgcacacgccacaccaaGGAGCT TTATGAAATTGACGACGATTATGCAGCTCTGTACAAAG TGCTGGAGGCGTTGAAGGCTCATAAAGACGCCTGGCCCTTCATGGAGCCTGTGGATGAATCCTATGCCCCAAACTATCTTGACATCATTCAG ACTCCAATGGATCTGTCCACCATTGAAAGAAAACTAAATGAAGGAGAATATGTTGCCAAGGATGAGTTTGTAGCTGATGTGAAGCTCATGTTTGAAAACTGCCTGGAGTACAATGGAGAAGACAGTG AGTACACAATAATGGCAGAGTCCCTGGAGCGCTGTTTCAGCAGGGCTCTGCTCAAACACTTCCCCTCCGAGGACGGGGACACGGACGAGGAGTTTCACGTGAGCGCCAAAGACGACCGCGACCgtaaggagaagaagaagagcaAGATTGTCCGGCACGCTGGGCCCGAGAGCCTGATCCGTGCCACCGAGCAGGTGCAAAAACGCAAAGTACCCAGTAAGGGAGGCAGCTCTCCTAAAGAAAATGGGCCCAAGCATGCTCCTCCGCCCCAAGCATTCCACGGGTCATTACATACCCAGAACGTCCAGTGTCGACCCGGGAATGACCCACGTGCTGCTATGTACCACTCTGCTCAACAG CTCCAACGGCCTCCTGGTCTTCCAACACCAGGCATGTATGGTCAGCGTATGATGATGGACCATCGATATCCATACCCAGGCCAGAGAACTCTCATGCCTGGTGGCCCAGGAGAACATGGCCCTCAGCCTATGCCTCATTACAACATGCAG GGTCCACCTGTAAATGGTCCTCATCTTGGTCCACAATACCGAATAGGTCCTGAAACTCGGCACCTTCAACCACAACATCAGCAACATTCTTACATCGGACCTACTCATGGTCCGTCATTGGGCCCAAGACCGATGGCCTTACAGTCTGGAGGCCTGTGTACCCCTCCATCCGAAGGCAACATGTACCCTCCTCGCCAGCACCCTGACGGACAACCCATGCACCCCATGGGGAACAACTACCCCAGGCCGGGTGTCCCCATGCACAACTCCTACACCCCCTATGGCCCGCCACCAGCTCCCTACAATGCTTGGCCCAACACGCACCATCAGGGACAGCAGCAGTCTGGAGGCGCTATGATGCAGGAGCAGCCTATGGCCAATCAGCACCCCTATGGTCACGGTGTGATGCAACCCCCGCATAACCCTGCGTATCACCCTAATGCTAATGGCCCTTACCGGATGTCTGCGGTCAGCTCGCCGGGGCCCATGGGGCACCGTTCTCCCATGACCCCTCAAGACTCCAGGCCGCATGTGGGCTCCATGATGGACAGCCCGGAGATGATTGCCCTGCAGCAGCTGTCGGCCTCGTCGTCCCGACGCAGCGTCGAACCCTACAAGCCTCCTCCAACCGCACCTGAGAGTCAGCTCTCCAGGCCTGGAGGAGATGTTGCAGCAAGCCAAGCTGCAGACAGAGCACCCAAAG GTTCAGACCTTGAATTGGCTGCTAAACTTCCAAATGAGGTGGCCAGCGGTCCACCTCACGTTGGCCCTTCTGACCACTCTGAACCGCCCAATGGGGTCCAGCAGAGTCCCAGTGCCACCGAATGGGGGagatctccacctcctcctccaagcAACACCTTAGCAGAACTGTCTCCAGGTGTGCTCTCTACACCAAAAAAAGACCGGTCACAACTGAAGGGAGACGACCATGGACAAGTAATTCTCTCTGTGCCCAACAGCAGTCCCCAGCCAACCTGCCAGAATGCTCCACAATCAGAGTCCCAGTTGCAGAAATCTGAGGATCCCTCTCTGCTCTCTTCCTATAATGGTTCAGTAGAGGTTCCTCAGAAAGCCCCAGATGAAATGCCCTGTCATCCTTCTAAGCAAATGCCTCCAACCGCCCTTCCACAGTTCTCCCAACATAGCCTTTCACACTTGCACCAAAATATTCCTCATCGAGTGTTACAAAGTCCCCCTCAGCAAGTTCACCAGGATATATACTCTCACAATGgacccacacacatgccccccaacacccctcaaCAGATGCCCCCTAATGGACCAGTCCGAGGTTCACAGGCAGGGCCTGTCCATGGCATGCCACAGACTGTGTCTCAGGACGCCCAGCCTGGAGCTCAGCAGCCAGCCACCCTCACCTCTCTGCCCCCAAGTCACCCTGTGTCCCAGCCACTTGCCCAGCCGTCCACCGCTGACCGAGGAGACCAAAGGCCCAGTGAACCTACTCGGGAACCTGGGGGCAGCAACCCAGATGCCAACATTGCTCCTACCAATTCCAACGGTCACTACAAAGAGCAACCTTTCAGCCCGGACTCTCAGACGCAGCCAGGCAGGCTAGAGATGGCGCCGCCCCATGGACAGACTCTGCCCAGCCACACTCGTGGTCTGGAGAACAGCACCATGGCTCAGTACAGCATGGGTGCTCCAGCACCTCCGCATTACGGCCAATACATGGGCAGACCGCCGCCACCCTCGGGCCCCTTGCCTTACCCGCCACCTCGGGCTATGAGCCCACATCAGAATCCTTCTCCTTACCCTCCATATCACCAGCAAGGTGGTACCTATCAGTACCGGGTGGGTCCCCAGCACCACCAAGTCCATCCCAGCATGCAGGGTCCTTACCAACATCAGCAGCAATACTATACACAGCAACAGATGAACGTTAGGCCTGGATTTCCACCTGGAGAGTGGCCCAGACCTCAGTACCCTCTTCGCCACCCCACAATGCCCAACTCCTACCCACCCATAGCGGGTGTTGGTATCAATGGTCGGCAGAGGGAGAACACCATGTCTCCTCTGGGCTCAGAGGGCTCCGGTAGCAGTCTGATGTCACCAAGTCCTCTCCCTGATGGACCACAGGGCAGCTCTGCCGAGAGTCGGGACAATTGCAGCCCTGCTAAACTTGCTCGGATAGAGGATGGCTCGGACCGTCCCGAAAGCCCTAAAGAGCTCCTGGATCTGGACAGTCACAATGCGGCAAACCGTCGTCGCACCTCCGCCCAGTCCCTGCACCACTTCCCCTACGACCCGAGAGCCATGCATCCCAGCATGCAGCAGGGTGGAGCCCCACCACCCCACATCATGCCCGGGGGGCCATACACCAGACCTCAGCACCCCAGTGGACATTTCGCCCCTCAGcatccccacccacacctgatGGAGGCCCTGCAGCGACCCCAGCACCTCTCCTTCCCCCCCAGCCAAAACCGCATGACCATGTACGCACCCGGCCAGGCTGCGGGCCACTTCCAGGGCTTGATGGTGCCCCAACGAGGAATGGTGCCTGAACATTTATTTCATCCCAG GCAACACATCAGAGGTGCAGCAGCTCCCAGTGGGCCTGGCAGCAAGCAGGGAGTGTGA
- the ada2a gene encoding adenosine deaminase 2-A has product MRSKQLLFICEWLLWCSLRCNGRPDPRQREALMETEMLRQTGGHVVLSAQEKLLDEKLHQMKLQDMAAPTFPPAVHFFKARSLIERSPVFSLLQKMPKGAALHVHDFGMVGVDWLVNNVTYRENCYVCFTHDYSVRFVFSAGQPELQPRCSEWVLLKTLRQKLNRTELDNSFVRNLTLFTEDPDKAYPNQDVVWKRFEEAFFVAFGLVTYAPVFKDYLYEGLRQFYMDNVLYVEIRALLPLTYELDARRNSKDWSLRACREVVQRFKAHYPEFIGARIIFTVHRGLNLTEAMKAVEEAMTLKKNFPDIMAGFDFVGREDSGQPLWYFREALTLPEVKGTHLPYFFHAGETDSEGTEVDQNVMDALLLNTSRIGHGFAMVRHPVVKELARKMDVPVEVCPISNQVLRLVSDLRNHPGAVLMAEGHPMVISSDDPALFGAVGLSYDFYQVFMGLGGLKSNLATLKELVLNSIRYSSLSSTMKKNTTAALLVKWDKFVSDTLLY; this is encoded by the exons ATGCGATCAAAACAGCTGTTGTTCATCTGCGAGTGGTTGCTTTGGTGTTCACTACGATGCAACGGGAGGCCCGACCCCCGCCAACGAGAGGCACTAATGGAGACGGAGATGTTGAGGCAGACAGGTGGACACGTGGTGCTGAGTGCGCAGGAAAAGCTACTGGATGAAAAACTGCACCAAATGAAGCTACAGGACATGGCTGCGCCGACGTTCCCCCCCGCAGTGCACTTCTTTAAAGCAAGGTCTCTGATCGAACGCAGCCCTGTCTTCAGTTTACTGCAGAAGATGCCCAAAG GTGCAGCCCTGCATGTCCATGACTTCGGCATGGTCGGGGTGGACTGGCTCGTGAACAACGTGACCTACAGAGAGAACTGCTACGTGTGCTTCACCCACGACTATTCCGTGCGATTCGTCTTCTCCGCCGGACAACCTGAGTTGCAGCCCCGATGCTCTGAGTGGGTTCTCCTCAAAACCCTGAGACAGAAGCTGAACAGAACTGAACTGGACAACAG CTTTGTCCGTAATCTCACGCTGTTTACGGAAGACCCAGACAAAGCCTACCCAAACCAAGATGTCGTTTGGAAGAGGTTTGAAGAAGCATTCTTTGTGGCCTTTGGACTGGTCACATATGCTCCTGTCTTTAAAGACTACCTCTATGAAGGCCTTAGGCAGTTCTACATGGACAACGTCCTGTATGTGGAGATCAGAGCTCTACTACCATTG ACATATGAGCTCGACGCTAGACGAAATAGTAAGGACTGGAGTTTGAGGGCGTGTCGAGAGGTAGTGCAGCGGTTCAAGGCTCACTACCCAGAATTCATTGGCGCTCGAATAATCTTCACAGTTCACAG gggcCTGAATTTAACAGAAGCTATGAAGGCTGTGGAGGAGGCCATGACACTGAAGAAGAATTTTCCAGACATCATGGCAGGCTTTGACTTT GTGGGTCGTGAGGATAGCGGACAGCCTTTGTGGTACTTCAGAGAGGCCTTGACTTTGCCAGAGGTGAAGGGCACTCACTTACCCTACTTCTTCCATGCAGGAGAGACTG ACTCAGAGGGCACAGAGGTTGATCAAAATGTGATGGACGCCCTGCTGCTCAACACATCTCGCATTGGCCATGGCTTTGCGATGGTGCGTCACCCTGTGGTAAAAGAACTGGCCAGGAAGATGGATGTCCCGGTGGAGGTTTGCCCCATCTCTAACCAG GTCCTGAGGCTGGTCTCAGACCTGCGGAACCATCCCGGAGCTGTTTTGATGGCGGAAGGACACCCCATGGTGATCAGCTCTGACGACCCAGCTCTGTTTGGGGCGGTGGGACTCTCCTATGACTTCTACCAGGTCTTCATGGGCTTAGGAGGATTGAAGTCCAATCTAGCCACTCTGAAAGAGCTTGTCTTGAACTCTATTAG ATATAGCTCATTATCTTCCACAATGaagaaaaacaccactgcaGCTTTATTGGTGAAATGGGACAAGTTTGTCTCAGATACGTTGCTGTACTGA
- the cecr2 gene encoding chromatin remodeling regulator CECR2 isoform X1 has translation MSQGCTISVEEVQSWWEVPAIAHFCSLFRTAFNLPDFEIEELERALLNQDRDFLSDLVCCLLQGCYQRKDITSQAYSGYLEDIISYRWELEEGKPNPLKEGCFEDLAARTQVELLHRLCDYRLDAADVFDLLKGLDADSLRVEPLGRDGSGARYWYFYGTRMYKEEAVKRQAVSSETPETVKVPERKRRGRPPKRRLEETMLVEMEAMNAEEDVDEVVQLGKERERGAWSLVCDTEEQWARLAESIKDKSSPQDRHLYRIITQNFLPEISNMIEHREREQQKKQSNPPVWNSQRLSEKCISKDQEENLKAVYEVDLKQREEDLDRQVLLAEQRREEEQLLREEREREELERAKAAEERARRRKQREERAWLLSQGKELPAELLHLEPHSPVRRTRHTKELYEIDDDYAALYKVLEALKAHKDAWPFMEPVDESYAPNYLDIIQTPMDLSTIERKLNEGEYVAKDEFVADVKLMFENCLEYNGEDSEYTIMAESLERCFSRALLKHFPSEDGDTDEEFHVSAKDDRDRKEKKKSKIVRHAGPESLIRATEQVQKRKVPSKGGSSPKENGPKHAPPPQAFHGSLHTQNVQCRPGNDPRAAMYHSAQQLQRPPGLPTPGMYGQRMMMDHRYPYPGQRTLMPGGPGEHGPQPMPHYNMQGPPVNGPHLGPQYRIGPETRHLQPQHQQHSYIGPTHGPSLGPRPMALQSGGLCTPPSEGNMYPPRQHPDGQPMHPMGNNYPRPGVPMHNSYTPYGPPPAPYNAWPNTHHQGQQQSGGAMMQEQPMANQHPYGHGVMQPPHNPAYHPNANGPYRMSAVSSPGPMGHRSPMTPQDSRPHVGSMMDSPEMIALQQLSASSSRRSVEPYKPPPTAPESQLSRPGGDVAASQAADRAPKGSDLELAAKLPNEVASGPPHVGPSDHSEPPNGVQQSPSATEWGRSPPPPPSNTLAELSPGVLSTPKKDRSQLKGDDHGQVILSVPNSSPQPTCQNAPQSESQLQKSEDPSLLSSYNGSVEVPQKAPDEMPCHPSKQMPPTALPQFSQHSLSHLHQNIPHRVLQSPPQQVHQDIYSHNGPTHMPPNTPQQMPPNGPVRGSQAGPVHGMPQTVSQDAQPGAQQPATLTSLPPSHPVSQPLAQPSTADRGDQRPSEPTREPGGSNPDANIAPTNSNGHYKEQPFSPDSQTQPGRLEMAPPHGQTLPSHTRGLENSTMAQYSMGAPAPPHYGQYMGRPPPPSGPLPYPPPRAMSPHQNPSPYPPYHQQGGTYQYRVGPQHHQVHPSMQGPYQHQQQYYTQQQMNVRPGFPPGEWPRPQYPLRHPTMPNSYPPIAGVGINGRQRENTMSPLGSEGSGSSLMSPSPLPDGPQGSSAESRDNCSPAKLARIEDGSDRPESPKELLDLDSHNAANRRRTSAQSLHHFPYDPRAMHPSMQQGGAPPPHIMPGGPYTRPQHPSGHFAPQHPHPHLMEALQRPQHLSFPPSQNRMTMYAPGQAAGHFQGLMVPQRGMVPEHLFHPRQHIRGAAAPSGPGSKQGV, from the exons GAACTGGAGCGTGCCCTCCTCAACCAGGACCGGGACTTCCTCTCCGATCTCGTGTGCTGTCTGCTGCAGGGATGTTACCAGCGAAAGGACATCAC GTCTCAGGCCTACAGTGGTTACTTGGAAGACATCATCAGCTACCGCTGGGAGCTGGAGGAGGGGAAGCCCAACCCCCTGAAAGAGGGATGCTTCGAGGATCTGGCGGCCCGCACACAGGTGGAGCTTCTCCACAGACTCTGCGACTACCGCTTGGATGCCGCCGATGTTTTTGACCTGCTCAAG GGGCTGGACGCAGACAGCTTGCGAGTGGAGCCTCTGGGCCGTGATGGAAGCGGCGCCCGTTACTGGTACTTCTACGGTACTCGGATGTACAAAGAAGAAGCGGTGAAAAGGCAGGCGGTCAG CAGTGAGACTCCTGAAACGGTGAAAGTGCCAGAGAGAAAGCGGAGAGGAAGACCACCAAAGAGGAGGCTTGAAGAGACCATGCTTGT TGAGATGGAGGCGATGAATGCGGAGGAAGATGTAGACGAGGTTGTGCAGTTGGGTAAAG AGCGTGAACGTGGGGCCTGGTCTCTGGTGTGTGACACTGAGGAGCAGTGGGCCAGGCTCGCTGAGAGCATTAAGGACAAAAGCTCTCCTCAAGACCGACACCTGTACCGCATCATCACCCAGAACTTCCTGCCTGAGATCAGCAACATGATCGAGCACAGG GAGCGAGAGCAGCAGAAGAAGCAGTCAAACCCTCCAGTATGGAACTCCCAGCGCCTGTCTGAGAAATGCATCAGTAAAGACCAGGAA GAGAACCTGAAGGCCGTTTATGAGGTGGATCTgaagcagagagaggaggacctGGACAGGCAGGTTCTCCTTGCTGAGCAGCGACGTGAAGAGGAGCAGCTGCTCCGGGAGGAGCGTGAGCGTGAGGAGCTGGAGAGGGCCAAAGCGGCCGAGG AGCGCGCACGGAGGAGGAAACAGCGAGAGGAGAGGGCCTGGCTGCTCTCGCAGGGCAAGGAGCTTCCGGCCGAGCTGCTCCACCTGGAGCCGCACTCCCCCGTCCGccgcacacgccacaccaaGGAGCT TTATGAAATTGACGACGATTATGCAGCTCTGTACAAAG TGCTGGAGGCGTTGAAGGCTCATAAAGACGCCTGGCCCTTCATGGAGCCTGTGGATGAATCCTATGCCCCAAACTATCTTGACATCATTCAG ACTCCAATGGATCTGTCCACCATTGAAAGAAAACTAAATGAAGGAGAATATGTTGCCAAGGATGAGTTTGTAGCTGATGTGAAGCTCATGTTTGAAAACTGCCTGGAGTACAATGGAGAAGACAGTG AGTACACAATAATGGCAGAGTCCCTGGAGCGCTGTTTCAGCAGGGCTCTGCTCAAACACTTCCCCTCCGAGGACGGGGACACGGACGAGGAGTTTCACGTGAGCGCCAAAGACGACCGCGACCgtaaggagaagaagaagagcaAGATTGTCCGGCACGCTGGGCCCGAGAGCCTGATCCGTGCCACCGAGCAGGTGCAAAAACGCAAAGTACCCAGTAAGGGAGGCAGCTCTCCTAAAGAAAATGGGCCCAAGCATGCTCCTCCGCCCCAAGCATTCCACGGGTCATTACATACCCAGAACGTCCAGTGTCGACCCGGGAATGACCCACGTGCTGCTATGTACCACTCTGCTCAACAG CTCCAACGGCCTCCTGGTCTTCCAACACCAGGCATGTATGGTCAGCGTATGATGATGGACCATCGATATCCATACCCAGGCCAGAGAACTCTCATGCCTGGTGGCCCAGGAGAACATGGCCCTCAGCCTATGCCTCATTACAACATGCAG GGTCCACCTGTAAATGGTCCTCATCTTGGTCCACAATACCGAATAGGTCCTGAAACTCGGCACCTTCAACCACAACATCAGCAACATTCTTACATCGGACCTACTCATGGTCCGTCATTGGGCCCAAGACCGATGGCCTTACAGTCTGGAGGCCTGTGTACCCCTCCATCCGAAGGCAACATGTACCCTCCTCGCCAGCACCCTGACGGACAACCCATGCACCCCATGGGGAACAACTACCCCAGGCCGGGTGTCCCCATGCACAACTCCTACACCCCCTATGGCCCGCCACCAGCTCCCTACAATGCTTGGCCCAACACGCACCATCAGGGACAGCAGCAGTCTGGAGGCGCTATGATGCAGGAGCAGCCTATGGCCAATCAGCACCCCTATGGTCACGGTGTGATGCAACCCCCGCATAACCCTGCGTATCACCCTAATGCTAATGGCCCTTACCGGATGTCTGCGGTCAGCTCGCCGGGGCCCATGGGGCACCGTTCTCCCATGACCCCTCAAGACTCCAGGCCGCATGTGGGCTCCATGATGGACAGCCCGGAGATGATTGCCCTGCAGCAGCTGTCGGCCTCGTCGTCCCGACGCAGCGTCGAACCCTACAAGCCTCCTCCAACCGCACCTGAGAGTCAGCTCTCCAGGCCTGGAGGAGATGTTGCAGCAAGCCAAGCTGCAGACAGAGCACCCAAAG GTTCAGACCTTGAATTGGCTGCTAAACTTCCAAATGAGGTGGCCAGCGGTCCACCTCACGTTGGCCCTTCTGACCACTCTGAACCGCCCAATGGGGTCCAGCAGAGTCCCAGTGCCACCGAATGGGGGagatctccacctcctcctccaagcAACACCTTAGCAGAACTGTCTCCAGGTGTGCTCTCTACACCAAAAAAAGACCGGTCACAACTGAAGGGAGACGACCATGGACAAGTAATTCTCTCTGTGCCCAACAGCAGTCCCCAGCCAACCTGCCAGAATGCTCCACAATCAGAGTCCCAGTTGCAGAAATCTGAGGATCCCTCTCTGCTCTCTTCCTATAATGGTTCAGTAGAGGTTCCTCAGAAAGCCCCAGATGAAATGCCCTGTCATCCTTCTAAGCAAATGCCTCCAACCGCCCTTCCACAGTTCTCCCAACATAGCCTTTCACACTTGCACCAAAATATTCCTCATCGAGTGTTACAAAGTCCCCCTCAGCAAGTTCACCAGGATATATACTCTCACAATGgacccacacacatgccccccaacacccctcaaCAGATGCCCCCTAATGGACCAGTCCGAGGTTCACAGGCAGGGCCTGTCCATGGCATGCCACAGACTGTGTCTCAGGACGCCCAGCCTGGAGCTCAGCAGCCAGCCACCCTCACCTCTCTGCCCCCAAGTCACCCTGTGTCCCAGCCACTTGCCCAGCCGTCCACCGCTGACCGAGGAGACCAAAGGCCCAGTGAACCTACTCGGGAACCTGGGGGCAGCAACCCAGATGCCAACATTGCTCCTACCAATTCCAACGGTCACTACAAAGAGCAACCTTTCAGCCCGGACTCTCAGACGCAGCCAGGCAGGCTAGAGATGGCGCCGCCCCATGGACAGACTCTGCCCAGCCACACTCGTGGTCTGGAGAACAGCACCATGGCTCAGTACAGCATGGGTGCTCCAGCACCTCCGCATTACGGCCAATACATGGGCAGACCGCCGCCACCCTCGGGCCCCTTGCCTTACCCGCCACCTCGGGCTATGAGCCCACATCAGAATCCTTCTCCTTACCCTCCATATCACCAGCAAGGTGGTACCTATCAGTACCGGGTGGGTCCCCAGCACCACCAAGTCCATCCCAGCATGCAGGGTCCTTACCAACATCAGCAGCAATACTATACACAGCAACAGATGAACGTTAGGCCTGGATTTCCACCTGGAGAGTGGCCCAGACCTCAGTACCCTCTTCGCCACCCCACAATGCCCAACTCCTACCCACCCATAGCGGGTGTTGGTATCAATGGTCGGCAGAGGGAGAACACCATGTCTCCTCTGGGCTCAGAGGGCTCCGGTAGCAGTCTGATGTCACCAAGTCCTCTCCCTGATGGACCACAGGGCAGCTCTGCCGAGAGTCGGGACAATTGCAGCCCTGCTAAACTTGCTCGGATAGAGGATGGCTCGGACCGTCCCGAAAGCCCTAAAGAGCTCCTGGATCTGGACAGTCACAATGCGGCAAACCGTCGTCGCACCTCCGCCCAGTCCCTGCACCACTTCCCCTACGACCCGAGAGCCATGCATCCCAGCATGCAGCAGGGTGGAGCCCCACCACCCCACATCATGCCCGGGGGGCCATACACCAGACCTCAGCACCCCAGTGGACATTTCGCCCCTCAGcatccccacccacacctgatGGAGGCCCTGCAGCGACCCCAGCACCTCTCCTTCCCCCCCAGCCAAAACCGCATGACCATGTACGCACCCGGCCAGGCTGCGGGCCACTTCCAGGGCTTGATGGTGCCCCAACGAGGAATGGTGCCTGAACATTTATTTCATCCCAG GCAACACATCAGAGGTGCAGCAGCTCCCAGTGGGCCTGGCAGCAAGCAGGGAGTGTGA